The following proteins are encoded in a genomic region of Neospora caninum Liverpool complete genome, chromosome XI:
- a CDS encoding putative myosin heavy chain, protein MDADNFRKLTAILDVLDRYKKSLTAASFQGASGDRSRSRRISRSPSVRSARSGSWMPARSVFVGGGSTLKYHARSKQIEDWPETTVAAIQRKMTIRRTKTLHARRQAAARLSCPELPHLQKLQVDLRELDSPLQAKVESRGLERWFSGPRAAQDDSETLEAFEGEGIRKWASLSDGDVSLEVDLSDDDESVRPDVIFSDSVGSVDLKSLAELEFDEVDLDHITPKVLGQLFDRVLECLQLDFRDLIDKLKTQNGHLKQDIISMKKKLQDAVHTNDEQIIKRSHLAQAAVDSGTMGCSFLSWIFSSLYGSGRVSRYRYANGDLRIRMTPAAFGDPGDGRAFGKAFFIGHGLPAGACRGSFHAPSELILFLVQVQELKDMTERVADLRAETRELTRQLRLMESQLKKYAEQDREIQALVREKLAWEAERQQLSAQIQKLTQELGTRDDGTRLLQLLGDFDRVEALNQEKEEQLKTLAKHLEAKDREIESLNLNLSMKQTAAAAPRRDPRSSILSPRVSLEFYSGTLPRRTTMARRHLVESRSSVPLVGASLAGELRQAAQETEEKPAVTVEEYAQRLELARRKLDQAMAELETASHVNETLREKVTRLQGELDETTKTVEDLTKEVKEKEELLNSAEEKLREQTSLLHATDLKLFNAEEGSRNKEAQLDRLRADLAAVRGELDAALKQSQGDTALLEQVGRQVEQIKRLEKEVAELREQLSDSTAKNETSSADAERLKKLLAEETGKAGEGDLAWRARLADVEAELEAESRRALRAEELEQQVKDLEEELTVLRRTGAEMEEKLKHEIEILRAHMDEQKATFARAEKELQDQRNAAENEKADLARRLACINEELQRLQRAEQLALALEAEPATFADSPSQEESQKVRDLLEKHSLDLERLRQSITELSETKQSLESEQSVLDKKLSTFKQDLGEVQALYQDMHSKLDAALRGKEDELAILIAACNQMEKNVAAKLEQMRKELREESEKELERGRLIWLSNRLQESVHQLKRDNAALQAQLEAAEQGGICPEDRKRLEALEEENRALTSQLADQQSAALRGAALEEEAAALQSLKEEHGPLLHQVETLRGRNADLEALVVAAKGDGTAEIERLQQSCRQLAAQLKQLEEADSKARQAHAENQALLERCAHLETQLNRTSDRLGASEAATEVWQGKYQRSAAENEKLQRKLALLTEQHGLLMSRAAEHQKLSSLMEHVSKELLQIRGDMAKIKDLGTKIQDTPATTVFNVGYPENVIPMVSVHGDHKKEQTVNISGVYDLRMAAGQYATFSTTAGSRAATPLRRNCASSLLSSLRDGISSGNCCSSDVESRMASAIGNGITYVFPSSRRAPASCTTPVSSSLFDKKVSNPSTVLRVRTGIETPSAEQFFPMSPESDPRPDFHPLLPSVPWYPPP, encoded by the exons ATGGATGCCGACAATTTCAGGAAGCTCACAGCGATCCTGGACGTCCTGGATCGCTACAAAAAGTCTTTGACGGCGGCTTCCTTCCAGGGCGCCTCTGGGGATAGGTCCCGCAGCAGACGGATCTCGCGGTCGCCGAGTGTCCGAAGCGCCCGCTCCGGGAGTTGGATGCCAGCGcgctccgtcttcgtcggagGCGGCTCGACCTTGAAATATCACG CTCGTAGCAAGCAAATAGAAGACTGGCCGGAGACGACGGTCGCCGCTATCCAGCGGAAAATGACAATACGGCGCACAAAGACTCTCCATGCACGCCGCCAAGCAGCCGCTCGCCTTTCTTGCCCGGAGCTTCCACATCTCCAAAAGCTTCAAGTCGATCTGAGAG AGTTGGATTCGCCCCTGCAAGCGAAGGTAGAAAGCCGTGGCTTGGAGCGCTGGTTCAGCGGGCCGAGAGCAGCCCAGGACGACTCGGAAACACTC GAAGCTTTTGAGGGCGAGGGCATCCGCAAATGGGCTTCCCTGAGTGACGGGGATGTGTCCTTGGAGGTGGACCTGTCGGATGACGACGAATCGGTTCGGCCTGACGTTATCTTTAGTG aTTCAGTCGGGTCGGTGGATTTGAAGAGTCTCGCAGAACTGGAGTTCGATGAAGTCGACTTGGACCACATCACGCCCAAGGTCTTGGGACAACTCTTCGACCGCGTCTTGGAGTGTCTGCAACTGGATTTCAGAGATCTCATCGACAAGCTGAAAACGCAG AACGGACACCTCAAGCAAGACATCATCTCcatgaagaagaagctgcaaGATGCGGTTCACACGAATGATGAGCAG aTTATCAAACGGTCCCACTTGGCGCAGGCCGCGGTGGACAGTGGGACGATGGGTTGCAGCTTCCTGTCTTGGattttctcctcgctttaCGGTTCGGGACGCGTCAGCCGTTATCGGTATGCGAATGGAGATTTAAGGATTCGGATGACGCCTGCGGCCTTTGGGGACCCAGGCGACGGCCGCGCGTTCGGGAAAGCCTTTTTTATTGGGCATGGCCTGCCTGCAGGGGCGTGTCGCGGATCGTTTCATGCTCCTTCAGAGCTcatccttttcctcgttcagGTCCAAGAGTTGAAGGACATGACGGAGCGCGTGGCGGATCTGcgggcagagacgcgggaacTCACCAGACAGCTCAGGCTGATGGAGTCGCAGCTCAAGAAATACGCT GAGCAGGACCGCGAGATTCAGGCACTGGTCCGTGAGAAGTTGGCTTGGGAAGCTGAGCGCCAGCAGCTCAGCGCCCAGATCCAAAAGCTGACGCAGGAGCTCGGGACCCGAGACGACGGGACGCGTCTTTTGCAGCTCCTCGGGGACTTTGACCGCGTTGAGGCGCTGAAtcaggagaaggaagagcagcTGAAGACGCTGGCGAAGCATCTGGAGGCGAAGGACCGCGAGATCGAGTCTCTCAACTTGAACTTGTCGATGAAGCAGAcggccgcggcggcgcctcgtcgtGACCCTCGAAGCAGCATTTtgtcgccgcgcgtctccctcgagTTCTACTCCGGCACTCTTCCACGCCGCACGACGATGGCGCGTCGGCACCTCGTAGAGTCGAGGAGCTCGGTCCCTTTGGTGGGGGCTTCCCTCGCGGGCGAGCTCCGGCAAGCAGCGCAAGAGACTGAGGAGAAGCCAGCCGTCACTGTTGAGGA ATACGCACAGAGACTGGAGCTTGCGCGGCGCAAGCTCGACCAGGCGATGGCAgagctggagacggcgagtcACGTGAACGAGACTCTCCGGGAAAAAGTCACTCGTCTTCAAGGGGAACTGGACGAGACGACAAAGACGGTGGAGGATCTCACCAAAGAAGTTAAA gagaaggaggagctGCTGAACAGTGCCGAGGAGAAGCTTCGCGAGCAGACTTCGCTCCTACATGCCACTGACCTCAAACTTTTCAACGCCGAAGAGGGAAGCCGAAACAAGGAGGCGCAGTTGGACAGGCTCCGAGCAGACCTCGCTGCAGTTCGG GGAGAACTCGACGCCGCGCTCAAGCAGAGCCAGGGAGACACG GCTCTGCTAGAGCAGGTGGGCCGTCAGGTCGAGCAGATCAAGAGgctggagaaggaagtcgCCGAGCTGCGCGAGCAGTTGAGCGATAGCACGGCCAAGAACGAGACTTCAAGCGCTGATGCTGA GAGGCTCAAGAAGCTGTtagcggaagagacagggaaagcgGGAGAGGGCGACCTTGCTTGGCGTGCACGTCTCGCGGACGTGGAGGCGGAG CTagaggcagagagccgcAGGGCGCTCCGAGCCGAAGAGTTGGAGCAACAAGTGAAGGATCTCGAAGAAGAGCTGACTGTGCTTCGGCGCACGGGGGCGGAGATGGAGGAGAAGTTGAAGCATGAAATCGAGATCCTCCGTGCCCACATGGATGAGCAGAAGGCAACGTTTGCTCGGGCCGAAAAAGAGTTGCAGGACCAACGTAACGCGgccgaaaacgagaaggcggaccttgccaggcgcctcgcctgtATCAACGAGGAGTTGCAGCGCCTTCAAAGGGCGGAACAGCTAGCGCTAGCACTCGAAGCGGAGCCCGCCACGTTTGCCGACTCGCCTTCTCAGGAGGAGTCACAGAAAGTGCGCGATCTTCTGGAGAAGCATTCTTTAGATCTGGAGCGTCTCCGGCAGTCGATCACCGAACTGTCCGAGACCAAGCAGTCGCTGGAGTCGGAACAGAGTGTCTTGGACAAGAAGTTGAGCACGTTTAAACAGGATCTCGGAGAAGTCCAGGCGCTGTACCAAGACATGCACAGCAAGCTTGACGCTGCGCTCCGTGGCAAGGAGGACGAACTCGCGATTCTGATCGCCGCGTGCAACCAAATGGAAAAGAACGTGGCTGCGAAACTGGAACAGATGCGAAAAGAGCTCCGTGAGGAGTCGGAGAAAGAACTGGAGAGGGGGCGGCTGATATGGCTCTCCAACCGTCTACAGGAAAGTGTGCACCAGTTGAAGCGAGACAATGCCGCACTACAAGCCCAGCTGGAAGCGGCTGAGCAGGGAGGCATCTGCCCTGAAGACAGGAAGCGCCTCGAAGCgttggaagaagaaaaccgcgCCTTGACCAGTCAGCTTGCCGACCAGCAGTCCGCAGCCTTGAGGGGAGCCGCACtcgaagaggaggcggccGCGCTTCAGTCTCTCAAGGAGGAGCACGGCCCACTCCTGCACCAGGTGGAGACTCTCCGCGGGCGGAATGCGGATCTCGAGGCGCTAGTCGTGGCCGCCAAGGGCGACGGCACGGCGGAGATCGAGCGCCTTCAGCAGAGCTGCCGGCAGTTGGCTGCTCAACTTAAACAGCTGGAAGAAGCGGACTCGAAGGCGCgacaagcgcatgcagagaaccAGGCGCTTCTCGAGCGGTGCGCACACCTCGAAACCCAGTTGAACAGGACGTCAGACAGGCTCGGGGCCTCCGAGGCTGCCACAGAAGTCTGGCAAGGGAAGTACCAGCGGTCGGCAGCTGAGAACGAGAAACTCCAG AGAAAGCTGGCGCTCTTAACAGAGCAGCACGGGCTGTTGATGAGTCGTGCAGCGGAGCACCAGAAACTGTCGTCGCTGATGGAGCATGTGTCGAAAGAGCTTCTCCAGATCCGCGGCGACATGGCAAAGATCAAGGACCTAGGAACCAAAATCCAGGATACACCTGCCACAACTGTGTTTAACGTCGGCTACCCTGAGAACGTCATTCCCATGGTCAGCGTCCACGGGGATCACAAGAAGGAGCAAACGGTAAACATCTCAG GCGTGTACGATCTGCGCATGGCGGCTGGTCAGTACGCAACTTTCTCGACGACCGCGGGCAGTCGCGCAGCCACGCCTCTACGCAGGAactgcgcgtcctcgctgctgAGCAGTCTACGTGATGGAATCTCCAGCGGCAACTGCTGCTCCAGTGACGTCGAGAGTCGCATGGCTTCCGCGATTGGAAACGGCATAACTTAcgtctttccgtcctctcgccgcgcccCGGCGTCATGTACAACGCCAGTGAGCAGTTCGTTGTTCGACAAAAAAGT ATCAAACCCCTCGACAGTCTTGCGAGTCAGGACCGGCATTGAGACACCGTCAGCGGAACAGTTCTTCCCCATGTCCCCGGAAAGCGACCCGCGCCCGGATTTCCATCCCCTCTTGCCCTCTGTCCCGTGGTATCCCCCCCCGTAG